In Papaver somniferum cultivar HN1 chromosome 9, ASM357369v1, whole genome shotgun sequence, the genomic stretch TGCAACTCTCTTATGGACTATTAATGACTTTCCAGCATATACCAACCTGTCAGGATGGAGTACTAAAGGCTATCTCGCTTGACCATGTTGCCACAAGGATACAAGTTCAGTAAGATTGCGAAATGGGAGAAAAAATGTTTATTTAGGGCACCGGAGATTCTTACCTATTGGTCATCCGTTACGAAGAAACCTGAGCTCTTTTAATGGCCGCAGAGAACATGATAGTGCACCAAAACCTTTAAGCGGTGAGGATGTTCTTCGGCAGTTCCGTGGTTATCATCAAATCACTTTTGGCAAGGAAGAACATGCTGTGTGTGGGGAGAAAAGAAGGAGGGATGACAATGAGCTGCCTTATAATTGGAagaagataagcattttcttcgAACTACCTTACTGGAAAGATCTTCTCTTACGACACAATATTGATGTGATGCATACCGAGAAGAACAACAGTGAGAGTTGGATAGGGACACTGTTGAACATAGAAGGTAAGACAAAAGATAACTTGAACGCTCGGGAAGATTTGAAAGTAGTGGGTATACGTGGACCACTTCACCCTGAAGCTTTGGGGAACAACAAATTCTACCTTCCTCCAGCAAAGTATACCTTGTCTTTGGCGGAGAGGAGGAAGATTTGTCAATTCTTGCGTGACATAAAGGTACCCGATAGTTATTCATCGAATATTTCGCGGCACGTTCAGGTACAAGAATGCAAGATTCCCGGGCTAAAGAGTCATGACTGGCATGTTCTCATGCAACAACTTTTTCTTGTTGCGGTGCGTGGTATCTTACACGATGACGTGACTAGAGTTTTAGttgagttttctgatttttatactcAATTATGCTCCAAGACATTGAGAATCGAAGATTTGGAGGCGCTTAAAAAAATGTATCTCACTTTGTGCAAAATGGAGATGATATTCCCTCCTTCGTTTTTCGATATTATGACACACTTGCCTGTTCATATAGCAAGAGAAGCTATAATTGCTGGACCTGTTCATTACCGGTGGATGTATCCAATCGAACGGTTAGTACGTATTTTTAAATAGTGAGTAGAATATTATAATAGTGATGTTTTTTTACTGATGTCTGTCTGAATTTTTCCTGTATTTATCAGGTACTTGTACACCTTGAAAAAGTATGTGCGAAATAAAAGTCAACCTGAGGGATCGATTGCACAAGGGTATCTTGCTGATGAATGTCTGACATTTTTCTCCAGATACTTGAGTGCTGAGATTAATACAAAGTTCAACCAGATAGGGAGAAATAGTGATGGTGATGGTGCGACGACATCTAGTCATGAATCGCCTATCTTTGAAGACGCATGTCGTTCTTTAGGGAAACCAATTTTCCGAACTTTATCTGACAATGAGTGGGAGGAAGCCCGAATGTATGTGTTGAGTAATTGTGATGAAATTCTTCCGTTCATCGAGTAAGTCTACTTTCTgatgttgaataaaaatcattatgAGTTGGTAGATGATTTAATGTATATATACTTACTAACCGAGTAAGTCTACTTTCTGTATCACCTTTCTGTATCATTTATGCagttaatgtatataaacaaAAAACGAGTAAGTCTACTTTCTGTATCATTTATGCAGGAAACACAAGCAAACAATTCGTGATAAATATGGAGGGAAAATTCGTGATAATGAGTTGGAGCATTGGCATGCCAAAATGTTCGGTGGTTGGTTCGAAAACCATGTAAGTGTTTGTATCTTATGAAATCAATTTACAGTAGTTGACATACTTGTCTCTTTGATATTATTACACGGCCAAAATACATTAGGATCAGAACCACTTGCACACttaaacatcctcatgacaggacGATATATCAAGAACGCCACCTGAGTAAGGATACAAGTTGTCAATACAGTCATACAAGTATACTACACAAGAATATTACCTTTTTAGCAGGCAAGGATACCTATAACTTAAGGTTATCGTAGATAGTAGCATCAACTACTGTGGAACCTACGATACCATGATGAAACTGATAGTTGTCAATACAATAATACAAGTATAAAACTGATCCATTTCGATTTATATCATGATGAAAAACAATTACATGAAACTTCTAATCTTAGAAGAACTTCTTTATACTTTGTACAGATACTCCACATATTTGCATTTAACATCCCTATGACGTTTTTAGCATCCTATGTCAACTACTGTGGAAGATACTGATCCTGatgtttgaaaaatattattCAATGTTGATTCAAAATATTTTAAACATACccattttcttattattattaggtTTGTGAAATGAAGCGAGATGGTGAAATAGTGAAAAAGGATATTGAAATCCTATCCTATGGGCCTAAAAAATCAGTTAGTTGTTATAAAGGATATATTGTGAATGGGTTTAGGTTTCACACAATTGATCATGAGAAGAACAGAAACACACATAACAACGGTGTTTGCGTTAATGTACAGACTTCAAATAAAGAtagtattgaatctattgattacCATGGTAGATTAGATGAAGTCGTGGAATTACAGTATCGCGAGGGGAACCAAGTAGTTTTATTCAATTGTCATTGGTGGGATATCAACGAGACAAGAAAGAAGCAGTGAGATGCATTTGGGTTTACGTCGTTGAATTTTACAAGAACCATAGCCAAAAATCAACCTTTTATGCTTGCAAAGCAAGCACATCAAGTTTTTTATCTTCGGGACAATAAGGACAAGAATCGCCGAATTGTACTTAAAATGCAGGCAAGGGATCACTAT encodes the following:
- the LOC113312801 gene encoding uncharacterized protein LOC113312801 yields the protein MLHHKCTNGLSNKAFDEYCTILQSTKAFLDSSIPKNYYEAKKQIRDLGVECIKIDVCPNDCMLYWKDNRDKERCDACGESRWISGTCQSGEKEASGKQKVKRKVARVLRWFPLIPRLQRYYMDPKTAEDMIWHDKERTKDGVLRHPADSQCWKTLDEKHRVFGSERRNVRLGLASDGFNSFGVMGTGHSTWPVFVTSYNLSPEKCMKQPYFIMFLLIPGPKGPGNNIDVYLQPLIGELKELWEMGIETYDAYSKQNFQMRATLLWTINDFPAYTNLSGWRHRRFLPIGHPLRRNLSSFNGRREHDSAPKPLSGEDVLRQFRGYHQITFGKEEHAVCGEKRRRDDNELPYNWKKISIFFELPYWKDLLLRHNIDVMHTEKNNSESWIGTLLNIEGKTKDNLNAREDLKVVGIRGPLHPEALGNNKFYLPPAKYTLSLAERRKICQFLRDIKVPDSYSSNISRHVQVQECKIPGLKSHDWHVLMQQLFLVAVRGILHDDVTRVLVEFSDFYTQLCSKTLRIEDLEALKKMYLTLCKMEMIFPPSFFDIMTHLPVHIAREAIIAGPVHYRWMYPIERYLYTLKKYVRNKSQPEGSIAQGYLADECLTFFSRYLSAEINTKFNQIGRNSDGDGATTSSHESPIFEDACRSLGKPIFRTLSDNEWEEARMYVLSNCDEILPFIE